The Armatimonadota bacterium genome window below encodes:
- a CDS encoding ChaN family lipoprotein, with protein sequence MPAAVALAVALQLDPNNLPIGPKGTLLVQPGQIVETKTGRVMTAFEVAEACKGQKFLFIGENHATSLHQQMEAKLVESLAFAGRTPAVGVEFFHRTKQDVLDQWTKGALNEADFLIQSEWKTQWGYDYNFYRPLFEVIKAKSMPVVGLNVPRDWVRTVSKGGFDSLPLSARMQLPATLDLNNKNHKMVFESLMGGHDMGPAMANIYQSQMLWDHGMADTAAKYIAVRKPTSKDIFVVIAGSGHIMYSQGINYRLAQRGAGRGLNFVMIQSEKTVEVAKGLGDFVYCTTPEPIKK encoded by the coding sequence ATGCCCGCCGCAGTTGCGCTCGCCGTCGCCCTCCAACTTGACCCGAACAATCTTCCCATAGGTCCGAAAGGCACTTTGCTTGTTCAGCCAGGCCAGATTGTTGAGACCAAGACGGGTCGGGTGATGACCGCTTTTGAGGTTGCCGAGGCTTGTAAGGGCCAGAAATTCCTGTTCATCGGAGAGAATCACGCGACGTCGTTGCACCAGCAGATGGAAGCCAAGCTCGTGGAAAGCCTCGCCTTCGCCGGACGAACCCCCGCCGTCGGCGTCGAGTTCTTCCACCGCACCAAGCAAGACGTTTTGGACCAGTGGACAAAGGGGGCTCTCAATGAAGCCGACTTCCTCATCCAAAGCGAATGGAAGACTCAATGGGGCTACGACTATAACTTCTACCGCCCCTTGTTCGAGGTGATCAAAGCCAAGTCGATGCCCGTGGTCGGCCTCAACGTTCCCCGCGACTGGGTTCGCACCGTTTCCAAGGGTGGATTCGATTCTCTGCCTCTTTCGGCGCGGATGCAGCTTCCCGCGACGCTGGATTTGAACAACAAGAACCACAAGATGGTATTTGAATCGCTGATGGGTGGCCACGACATGGGCCCTGCGATGGCTAACATCTACCAAAGCCAAATGCTCTGGGACCATGGCATGGCCGACACCGCCGCCAAGTATATCGCCGTCCGTAAACCGACCTCAAAGGACATTTTCGTTGTCATCGCAGGAAGTGGACACATCATGTATAGTCAAGGAATCAACTACCGCCTTGCCCAGCGTGGCGCCGGCAGGGGGTTGAACTTTGTGATGATCCAGTCGGAAAAGACAGTCGAGGTCGCCAAGGGGCTTGGCGACTTCGTCTACTGCACCACTCCTGAGCCGATCAAGAAGTAG
- the leuS gene encoding leucine--tRNA ligase: MYDRYSPGDFEAKWRERWLKADLFRTREEAGRPKFYTLDFFPYPSGAGLSVGHCRNYVPTDVLSRMKYMQGFNVLHPMGFDAFGLPAENEAIKRKSHPAPMIEKYAANYKRQMDLIGCGFDWHRSFKSSDPSYYKWTQWIFGLLYERGLAVRKLAAVNWDPVDKTVLADEEVIAGRAERSGALVEKKWIPQWYFRITEYAQELIDDLETIDWPEGIKAMQRNWIGRSEGCQFTFQVVGTANEARIDLDSAVETGKARPQSGGLHFDVFTTRIDTIYGVTFCVLAPEHGIVDQLPITDEDRARIRQYQEAAKSLSETDRTAENREKTGVFTGAYAHHPFTGERIPIWLADYVLATYGTGAIMAVPGHDQRDFDFATKFRIPIEPVIIGPGGIDEIRALRAQGKAFEPKDGTLINSSHYDGLSVLEAQEKLGLRLEAEGIGERKIQYKLRDWLISRQRYWGCPIPVIHTKDGEEQLVPLSQLPVELPMVDSYEPAGDGSSPLAHIDEFVNCTDLDGSLARRETDTMGGFACSSWYFLRFCDPENFEAAFDSEKLKYWMPVDCYVGGAEHAVMHLLYARFWTKVLYDAGVVPVKEPFQTLRNQGQVLAMSPYRKPRENETLGVGEDGILVSFEEAKLMPEDELTWKWVRMSKSKGNVVTPDEAVEQYGADALRMYLLFVAPFHADVQWSNEGMQGISRFLGRIFKFAGEVQPHFAENWMDILPFEELDDLSKRIRRATHQAIRNCTKDLENFGFNTYVSWLMKFMNEITDCLDLARTRIANERPLQLAMSEALETLVLLIAPSAPHSADQIWEDLGKTGFTYHAQWPLHDDELAAEDSLTIAVQVNGKLRDTITVPANTPKEQIEAEAQASVKVKIYTDGKEVKKIITVPGRLVNIVVAG; the protein is encoded by the coding sequence ATGTACGACCGTTATTCTCCGGGTGATTTCGAAGCAAAGTGGCGAGAGCGATGGCTCAAGGCTGACCTCTTTCGAACCCGCGAGGAGGCTGGTCGACCCAAGTTTTATACGCTCGACTTCTTCCCCTACCCCTCGGGCGCGGGGCTGAGCGTTGGGCACTGCCGGAACTACGTTCCAACCGACGTTCTTAGCCGGATGAAGTACATGCAGGGTTTCAATGTCCTGCACCCGATGGGCTTTGACGCCTTCGGACTCCCCGCCGAAAACGAGGCGATCAAACGCAAGAGCCATCCGGCGCCGATGATCGAGAAGTACGCGGCAAACTACAAACGGCAGATGGATCTGATCGGGTGCGGCTTCGACTGGCACCGTTCGTTTAAGTCGTCTGATCCGAGCTATTACAAATGGACGCAGTGGATATTTGGGTTGCTTTACGAGCGCGGCCTGGCGGTTCGGAAGCTGGCAGCGGTCAACTGGGATCCGGTTGACAAAACTGTTCTTGCCGACGAAGAAGTCATCGCGGGTCGAGCCGAGCGGTCCGGCGCACTGGTCGAAAAGAAGTGGATTCCGCAGTGGTATTTCCGCATCACCGAATACGCGCAGGAGCTCATTGACGACCTCGAAACGATCGACTGGCCGGAAGGAATCAAGGCAATGCAGCGCAACTGGATCGGGCGATCTGAGGGCTGTCAGTTCACGTTTCAGGTGGTTGGCACTGCGAACGAAGCTCGAATTGATCTAGACTCTGCGGTGGAGACCGGTAAAGCTCGTCCTCAGTCGGGCGGACTGCACTTTGATGTCTTCACAACGCGTATCGACACCATTTATGGTGTCACCTTCTGCGTCCTGGCTCCTGAACACGGGATTGTCGATCAGTTGCCAATCACGGACGAAGATCGAGCACGTATCCGCCAGTACCAGGAGGCGGCGAAGAGCCTGAGCGAGACGGATCGCACAGCTGAGAACCGGGAGAAGACCGGAGTCTTCACCGGAGCGTATGCGCACCACCCATTTACCGGAGAACGAATCCCAATCTGGTTGGCCGACTACGTACTTGCTACCTACGGAACCGGGGCAATCATGGCGGTTCCAGGTCACGACCAGCGTGACTTCGACTTTGCTACCAAATTCCGAATCCCCATCGAGCCAGTCATCATCGGTCCTGGAGGAATTGACGAGATCAGAGCTCTAAGGGCTCAAGGAAAGGCTTTTGAACCGAAAGATGGCACGCTCATTAACTCGTCGCATTACGACGGACTATCAGTGCTGGAAGCCCAAGAAAAGCTCGGCCTCCGGCTGGAGGCGGAAGGGATTGGCGAGCGAAAGATTCAATACAAACTACGTGACTGGCTGATTTCGCGCCAGCGCTACTGGGGCTGTCCCATCCCGGTGATTCACACCAAAGACGGCGAGGAACAACTTGTTCCGCTGAGCCAGCTCCCGGTCGAGCTGCCGATGGTGGACTCATACGAGCCTGCTGGAGATGGTTCGTCTCCGCTTGCCCATATCGATGAGTTTGTGAACTGCACCGACCTCGACGGCTCTCTCGCCCGCCGAGAGACGGACACGATGGGCGGCTTTGCATGCTCGTCGTGGTACTTCCTCCGCTTCTGCGATCCGGAAAATTTTGAAGCTGCGTTTGACTCCGAAAAGCTCAAATACTGGATGCCGGTCGACTGCTACGTCGGCGGAGCCGAGCACGCTGTCATGCACCTCCTCTATGCACGGTTCTGGACGAAGGTTCTTTACGACGCCGGAGTGGTTCCAGTCAAAGAGCCGTTCCAGACGCTGCGCAATCAGGGCCAGGTACTGGCGATGTCGCCTTACCGCAAGCCTCGCGAAAACGAGACGCTCGGCGTTGGTGAAGACGGAATTCTCGTCAGCTTCGAGGAAGCAAAGCTGATGCCCGAAGACGAACTGACCTGGAAATGGGTGAGGATGTCGAAGTCGAAGGGAAATGTCGTTACCCCCGACGAGGCCGTCGAACAGTACGGAGCGGACGCGCTTCGGATGTATTTGTTGTTCGTCGCGCCGTTCCACGCCGACGTTCAGTGGAGCAACGAGGGCATGCAGGGCATCTCGCGGTTCTTGGGGCGAATCTTCAAGTTCGCAGGCGAGGTTCAGCCTCACTTCGCAGAAAACTGGATGGACATCTTGCCTTTTGAAGAGCTGGACGATCTGAGCAAGCGAATCCGCAGAGCAACCCACCAGGCAATCCGGAACTGCACCAAGGACCTGGAGAACTTCGGGTTCAACACTTATGTTTCGTGGCTGATGAAGTTCATGAACGAGATCACGGATTGTCTCGACTTGGCTCGGACCCGAATTGCCAATGAGCGTCCTTTGCAACTCGCGATGAGCGAGGCGCTGGAAACTCTCGTGCTGCTGATCGCCCCGAGTGCGCCGCACTCGGCAGACCAGATTTGGGAGGATCTTGGAAAGACCGGATTCACCTACCACGCTCAGTGGCCCCTACACGATGACGAGTTGGCCGCTGAAGATAGCTTGACCATCGCCGTCCAGGTGAACGGAAAACTTCGGGATACAATCACGGTTCCGGCGAATACGCCTAAAGAGCAGATTGAGGCGGAAGCCCAGGCGAGCGTCAAGGTAAAGATCTACACCGATGGCAAAGAAGTCAAAAAGATAATCACCGTCCCTGGTCGGCTTGTTAATATTGTGGTGGCAGGATGA
- a CDS encoding RluA family pseudouridine synthase: MRLQVETPERLDKFLSAALPEHSRSKLAKMADEGTVLVNGEAAKPSHKLRAGDVVELDAPEEAAPHDLTPASIPLEILYEDEVMLIVNKPRGLASHPAASLKEPSLVNALLGRGGPLSEIGGEFRPGIVHRLDRETTGLMVVAKTDAAHVSLAAQIEKKSAERRYFAVVAGDVDREKFTIDAPMARNQANRQQMTVDMHGKPAVTHVKNVANLAHGTLVACRLETGRTHQIRVHLRAMGHPVLGDNLYAPKEFREGPMQLHAAFLALVHPVSGEPVVAFCAAPDDFLGAEYATRRWVEEW, translated from the coding sequence ATGCGATTACAAGTCGAAACCCCCGAACGCTTGGACAAGTTCCTCAGCGCGGCCCTTCCCGAGCATTCTCGCTCGAAACTCGCCAAGATGGCGGACGAGGGCACGGTTCTGGTGAACGGCGAGGCGGCCAAACCGTCGCACAAGTTGCGAGCTGGTGACGTGGTTGAGCTTGACGCGCCCGAGGAAGCCGCGCCGCACGATTTGACTCCCGCATCGATTCCTCTTGAGATCCTGTATGAAGACGAAGTGATGCTGATCGTGAACAAGCCTCGCGGGCTTGCGTCGCACCCGGCGGCTTCTCTCAAGGAGCCTTCTTTGGTCAATGCGCTGCTTGGGCGCGGCGGACCGCTCTCGGAGATTGGGGGCGAATTTCGACCGGGGATTGTTCACCGTTTAGACCGCGAGACGACGGGATTGATGGTGGTTGCAAAGACCGACGCGGCGCACGTTTCGCTCGCGGCTCAGATTGAGAAGAAATCCGCCGAGCGTCGCTACTTTGCCGTCGTGGCGGGGGATGTTGATCGAGAGAAGTTTACGATTGACGCTCCGATGGCTCGAAACCAGGCGAACCGCCAGCAGATGACGGTGGACATGCACGGCAAGCCCGCTGTCACGCATGTGAAGAACGTTGCCAACCTTGCCCACGGGACGTTGGTGGCTTGCCGGTTGGAGACCGGACGCACTCACCAGATTCGAGTTCATCTTCGAGCGATGGGGCATCCTGTTTTGGGAGACAATCTTTACGCTCCGAAGGAGTTTCGCGAGGGCCCGATGCAGCTTCATGCAGCTTTTCTGGCGTTGGTGCATCCCGTTTCGGGGGAGCCAGTAGTTGCTTTCTGCGCTGCTCCAGATGACTTCCTAGGTGCGGAGTACGCAACCCGAAGATGGGTTGAAGAGTGGTAA
- the lnt gene encoding apolipoprotein N-acyltransferase, which translates to MKSQPQDILKRLGSSWGLLSMGFGLTFIHLFWYGSVWTAWLALVCYAPFLAWLRIHSRRPFLAGWVFGLWYAVLNNYWLGQFIGKWTQSVFIGGLAVFIVGAVWGLFGGAAASTTKRLIPLDGWARLAVPFVLWIPDVLRSYIPEFAYPFTPLGEPLVAYPYLAGALAHCYTSSFIVVCVNAFWGLGGVRKNPLHPAITVGFPFLLCMALNAKASQIPTQTKIALGQLGFDLAYTEDGLKPFKIREAANDLIRQARAQKADVLILPEAVAAFSTFPNTAFDLPPDLPVLFGAQRGTSPRYQSAYLWDTKGFQFTDKTRLVVFGEYVPLRGIIPYPAGFQLPAGDLAEGEAKLLTLPNGLKIGTMICFESLFPGAARNLKNLEPDVLSIISLDDWYMGTSAIPRLEIAARWRAVETGKWIFRVGSLGKTMVIDPKGRIRAELATGERKLLVYDL; encoded by the coding sequence GTGAAGAGTCAGCCTCAAGACATCCTCAAGCGCCTCGGCTCCAGCTGGGGCTTGCTTTCGATGGGCTTCGGGCTAACCTTCATCCACCTCTTCTGGTACGGCTCCGTATGGACCGCCTGGCTCGCTCTCGTCTGTTACGCCCCCTTCCTGGCCTGGTTGCGCATCCACTCAAGACGTCCTTTCCTAGCGGGTTGGGTATTCGGCCTCTGGTACGCCGTCCTTAACAACTACTGGCTTGGTCAGTTCATTGGCAAATGGACGCAGAGCGTATTTATTGGGGGGCTCGCGGTTTTCATTGTTGGGGCCGTTTGGGGGCTTTTTGGCGGAGCAGCAGCCAGCACGACGAAGAGACTCATTCCGCTTGATGGATGGGCACGGCTCGCGGTGCCGTTCGTTCTTTGGATTCCTGACGTACTTCGCTCGTACATCCCAGAATTCGCCTACCCCTTCACGCCACTAGGTGAGCCATTGGTGGCGTACCCGTATCTCGCGGGAGCACTGGCGCATTGCTATACGTCAAGTTTTATTGTCGTTTGTGTTAATGCCTTTTGGGGACTGGGAGGGGTGCGTAAGAACCCACTGCATCCTGCGATCACGGTTGGGTTTCCTTTTCTACTTTGCATGGCCCTGAACGCAAAAGCGTCGCAGATTCCGACGCAAACCAAAATCGCCCTTGGCCAGCTCGGCTTCGACCTCGCCTACACGGAAGACGGTCTCAAGCCCTTCAAAATCCGCGAGGCTGCCAACGACCTCATCCGCCAAGCGCGCGCTCAGAAAGCCGACGTCCTCATCCTCCCCGAAGCTGTTGCCGCGTTCTCAACCTTCCCCAACACCGCCTTCGACCTCCCCCCTGACTTGCCCGTCCTCTTCGGAGCCCAGCGCGGAACCTCGCCCCGCTACCAATCCGCCTACCTCTGGGACACAAAGGGCTTCCAATTCACCGACAAAACTCGCCTCGTCGTCTTCGGCGAGTATGTTCCTCTGCGCGGAATCATCCCCTACCCCGCCGGCTTCCAGCTCCCTGCCGGAGACCTCGCCGAAGGCGAAGCCAAGCTCCTCACCCTCCCGAACGGCCTCAAGATCGGCACCATGATCTGCTTCGAATCCCTCTTCCCCGGCGCCGCTCGCAATCTCAAAAACCTCGAACCCGACGTCCTCTCGATCATCTCCCTCGACGACTGGTATATGGGCACCAGCGCGATCCCCCGCCTAGAAATCGCCGCCCGCTGGCGCGCTGTCGAAACTGGCAAGTGGATCTTCCGAGTTGGCTCTCTTGGCAAGACGATGGTGATTGACCCGAAGGGACGCATTCGTGCCGAGCTCGCGACGGGTGAACGGAAGTTGTTGGTCTACGATTTGTGA
- a CDS encoding carboxyl transferase domain-containing protein, producing the protein MDAIMADYRTRMAKAMEGGGQKAVDRHKSRGKLLARERIDGCLDPGSPFLEFSTLAANGMYGDGAPSAGVVTGIGRVHGRECMFVANDATVKGGSYFPLTVKKHLRAQEVALENHLPCIYLVDSGGANLPYQADVFPDRDHFGRIFYNQAQMSAKGIPQIAAVLGSCTAGGAYVPAMSDESIIVKNQGTIFLGGPPLVKAATGEVVTDEDLGGGDVHTRVSGVADHLAEDDQHALELIRNVVENLGTPRKANRDQDEPQDPLFDPTELYSLVPNDSKTPMDMRAVLARILDGSKMHEFKARYGSTLICGFARIHGHKVGIIANDGILFSESALKGAHFIELCCQRGIPLVFVQNITGFMVGRKYENEGIARNGAKLVTAVSTANVPKFTVIVGGSYGAGNYGMCGRAYGPRQLWMWPNAKISVMGGEQAANVLLTIKLDQLEREGKTMSPEDQQAEKDPILTKYNEEGSCYYSTARLWDDGIIDPVDTRRVLGLGLEAALYSPEEPAGFSLFRM; encoded by the coding sequence ATGGACGCGATCATGGCTGACTACCGTACTCGCATGGCTAAAGCCATGGAGGGCGGCGGTCAGAAAGCAGTTGACCGGCACAAATCGCGAGGCAAGCTACTCGCTCGCGAGAGAATCGATGGCTGCCTAGACCCCGGCTCGCCATTCCTTGAATTCAGCACACTTGCCGCCAACGGGATGTACGGCGATGGCGCACCCTCCGCGGGAGTCGTGACTGGGATTGGTCGGGTTCATGGCCGCGAATGTATGTTTGTCGCCAACGATGCCACCGTCAAAGGCGGCAGCTACTTCCCTCTCACCGTAAAGAAGCACCTGCGCGCCCAAGAAGTCGCGCTCGAGAACCACCTACCATGCATCTATCTCGTCGACTCAGGCGGAGCTAACCTTCCCTATCAAGCCGATGTCTTCCCCGATCGCGACCACTTCGGACGAATCTTCTACAACCAAGCCCAGATGAGCGCGAAGGGGATTCCGCAGATCGCGGCTGTCCTTGGCTCCTGTACTGCCGGCGGCGCTTACGTGCCTGCAATGAGCGATGAAAGCATCATCGTCAAGAATCAAGGCACAATTTTTCTGGGCGGTCCTCCCCTGGTCAAAGCCGCGACAGGAGAGGTTGTTACGGACGAAGACCTCGGCGGCGGAGACGTCCATACTCGGGTTTCTGGAGTCGCTGACCACCTTGCCGAAGACGACCAGCACGCCCTCGAACTGATCCGAAACGTCGTCGAAAACCTTGGAACCCCGCGCAAAGCAAACCGAGACCAAGACGAACCGCAAGATCCACTGTTCGATCCAACCGAACTTTACTCTCTGGTGCCGAACGACAGCAAGACGCCGATGGACATGCGCGCCGTCCTTGCCCGCATTCTCGACGGTAGCAAGATGCACGAATTTAAGGCCCGTTACGGCTCCACGCTCATCTGCGGCTTCGCCCGAATCCACGGTCACAAAGTCGGAATCATCGCCAACGACGGCATTCTCTTTTCTGAAAGTGCACTGAAAGGTGCCCACTTTATCGAGCTTTGTTGCCAGCGCGGGATTCCGCTGGTGTTTGTTCAGAACATCACCGGCTTCATGGTCGGGCGAAAGTATGAGAACGAGGGAATCGCACGGAACGGGGCAAAGCTCGTCACCGCCGTCAGCACAGCCAACGTGCCGAAGTTCACTGTCATCGTCGGCGGGAGCTATGGAGCCGGTAACTATGGGATGTGCGGACGAGCCTACGGCCCTCGCCAACTCTGGATGTGGCCCAACGCAAAGATTAGCGTCATGGGCGGCGAGCAGGCGGCCAACGTTTTGCTAACAATTAAGCTCGACCAGCTTGAGCGGGAAGGCAAAACGATGTCTCCTGAAGACCAACAAGCCGAGAAAGATCCGATTCTGACGAAGTACAACGAGGAAGGCTCCTGCTACTATTCCACGGCACGTCTATGGGATGACGGCATTATCGACCCGGTCGATACCCGCCGAGTTTTGGGGCTCGGACTTGAAGCAGCGCTTTATTCTCCAGAGGAACCCGCAGGATTCTCGCTGTTCAGAATGTAA
- the mscL gene encoding large conductance mechanosensitive channel protein MscL — MLKEFRDFVSRGNMLDLAIGVVIGAAFGKVTEGFMNFIINPLVGLIGGTDFSNLFVVLKEGKTPGPYNSLKAATDAGASALGYGAFISAFINFLIVAFVMFMVIKAYNKFKKGEAEAVLAPPADVALLTEIRDLLAKN, encoded by the coding sequence ATGCTCAAAGAATTTAGGGATTTTGTATCGAGGGGCAATATGCTTGACCTCGCAATCGGTGTCGTCATCGGCGCTGCGTTCGGAAAGGTAACGGAGGGCTTCATGAATTTCATCATCAACCCTCTTGTGGGACTCATCGGTGGGACCGACTTCAGCAATCTCTTCGTGGTGTTGAAAGAAGGTAAGACTCCTGGCCCATACAACTCGCTCAAGGCCGCTACGGATGCTGGAGCATCAGCACTCGGATACGGTGCTTTCATCAGCGCATTTATCAACTTTTTGATTGTCGCCTTTGTGATGTTCATGGTCATCAAGGCCTACAACAAGTTCAAGAAAGGTGAGGCCGAAGCGGTTCTCGCCCCACCCGCCGACGTCGCTCTACTGACCGAGATTCGCGACCTTCTCGCAAAGAACTAG
- a CDS encoding acetyl-CoA carboxylase carboxyltransferase subunit alpha: MPSNFNEFEKELREIDEFIEKMKLEARKETNPTALETGQAKIIDLEKTRDRYLEMMYDPENLGPWEKTLIARAPKRPYTLDYVTALCQDFTELQGDRNGFADNAIIGGPATFEGTPVMIIGHQKGRDIQSRQFRNFGMAKPEGYRKAIRLFEMAERFKMPVISFVDTPAADPGVESESRGISEAIAASIMKMFALTVPTVAVVIGEGGSGGAIGIAASSRVLMLEHSVYSVIPPEGCAAILWRKPEMGKQAAEALKISSRSALEYGIIDEILPEPVGGAHRKPIEVYATVKEGIGRHLDELQKMTPEQVKAERFSKFRAMGIFEEVPA; encoded by the coding sequence ATGCCTTCGAACTTTAATGAATTCGAGAAAGAGCTTCGTGAGATTGACGAGTTCATCGAGAAGATGAAGCTTGAAGCTCGGAAAGAGACGAATCCGACCGCCCTCGAAACCGGGCAAGCCAAGATCATTGATCTTGAGAAGACTCGGGATCGGTACTTGGAAATGATGTACGACCCCGAAAACCTCGGTCCCTGGGAGAAAACTCTCATTGCTCGCGCACCAAAGCGACCGTACACATTGGACTATGTAACTGCACTTTGCCAGGACTTTACGGAGTTGCAAGGTGACCGCAACGGCTTTGCGGATAACGCGATTATTGGGGGTCCCGCGACATTTGAAGGCACCCCGGTCATGATCATCGGTCACCAGAAGGGACGGGACATCCAGAGTCGGCAGTTCCGAAACTTCGGAATGGCGAAGCCAGAGGGCTACCGAAAGGCGATACGGCTGTTCGAGATGGCGGAGCGGTTTAAGATGCCGGTGATTTCGTTCGTGGACACCCCGGCGGCAGACCCGGGAGTTGAGAGTGAATCACGAGGGATCAGTGAAGCGATTGCGGCTTCGATTATGAAGATGTTTGCCCTGACGGTTCCGACGGTTGCCGTCGTCATCGGCGAAGGCGGATCAGGTGGTGCAATTGGAATTGCAGCCTCGTCACGGGTCTTGATGTTGGAGCACTCGGTTTACTCCGTCATTCCCCCCGAGGGGTGTGCTGCGATACTTTGGCGCAAGCCAGAGATGGGCAAGCAAGCCGCCGAGGCTCTCAAGATTTCGTCGAGGAGTGCTCTCGAGTACGGGATTATCGATGAGATTCTGCCGGAACCAGTTGGCGGGGCGCACCGAAAGCCGATTGAGGTGTACGCAACGGTCAAAGAAGGGATTGGTCGGCACCTCGACGAGCTCCAGAAAATGACTCCAGAGCAGGTGAAAGCTGAGCGATTCAGCAAGTTCCGCGCGATGGGGATTTTCGAGGAAGTTCCGGCTTAA
- the accD gene encoding acetyl-CoA carboxylase, carboxyltransferase subunit beta, whose protein sequence is MSAKSLKQGDAFLQCQGCKKILFRVDFEQNLHVCGYCNHHHRIPALTRMRWTFDEDSFEELDTDLRSLDTLKFPEYAEKLVAAEEKTRMHDSIVSGRAKLDDMPVSVAVADFSFMGGSMGSVAGEKITRTLERAAQQRIPAIIFCASGGARMQEGILSLMQMAKTSAAVQQCREVGVPYICVFTDPTMAGVLASYASIADVIVAEPKSLVGFAGARVAKQAGVGKVPDDFQTAEFVFKHGMIDAIVPRKEMRATLTSLVKTLGGHLFLSLGSVVKEKMA, encoded by the coding sequence TTGAGTGCCAAATCACTGAAACAAGGCGATGCCTTCTTACAATGCCAAGGCTGTAAGAAAATCCTCTTTCGAGTGGATTTTGAGCAGAACCTGCACGTCTGCGGATACTGCAACCATCATCACCGAATTCCCGCTCTAACCAGGATGCGTTGGACTTTTGATGAAGACTCTTTTGAAGAGCTGGACACTGACCTGCGCTCGCTCGACACCCTGAAGTTCCCCGAGTACGCCGAGAAGTTGGTCGCCGCCGAGGAGAAGACTCGGATGCACGATTCTATTGTGTCGGGTCGGGCAAAGCTGGATGACATGCCTGTCTCAGTTGCGGTCGCCGACTTCTCGTTCATGGGAGGCTCAATGGGCTCGGTTGCGGGCGAAAAAATCACCCGAACGCTGGAGCGTGCCGCCCAGCAACGAATTCCGGCGATCATCTTTTGCGCTTCGGGCGGAGCCAGAATGCAGGAAGGAATTTTGAGCCTGATGCAGATGGCAAAGACATCGGCGGCGGTGCAGCAGTGCCGAGAGGTTGGGGTTCCTTACATCTGTGTGTTTACCGACCCAACGATGGCGGGCGTCTTAGCTTCTTACGCTTCGATTGCGGATGTGATCGTTGCCGAGCCGAAGTCGCTCGTGGGCTTCGCCGGAGCTCGGGTTGCGAAGCAGGCCGGAGTAGGCAAGGTGCCCGACGATTTTCAGACCGCCGAGTTTGTGTTCAAACACGGCATGATCGACGCCATTGTGCCTCGAAAGGAGATGCGAGCCACGCTGACGTCTTTAGTAAAGACGCTCGGCGGCCACTTGTTTCTCTCCCTCGGAAGCGTCGTGAAGGAGAAAATGGCCTAA
- a CDS encoding DUF935 family protein — MKLFNKKPKPSTSTQTPTIPAWQLQAAYGGFPNPNRPELLAEMAKDSMIQTSLTIKTLGVLASGWKVVGESDQSDFVREAFSRMQGSVHTVLQNAMDAFVHGWSIQELVYGADGGKWWIQSVRPKDSRYFTIEVDEYETTKSLKLNLPGEPEQSFSPDRFVIYRHRPGYGKPYGQSDLEAAMPHFREKKRLMEAWRVHLEKFASPTLLAKFGKGATSEDQAAMLRSLEALAKNSAIVFPEEFEVRALGDRDGASQGFMDAIEFHNREITRAILGQTLTTSEGTRVGSLAMGRVHLQVLLLQLEAIRRDLADTVMNEQIIKPLVMLNFGRVEMPRFEFEQTPLSVFVTGQV, encoded by the coding sequence ATGAAACTCTTCAACAAGAAACCAAAACCTTCAACATCAACTCAAACCCCAACGATCCCTGCGTGGCAGCTTCAGGCAGCCTATGGAGGATTCCCGAACCCTAACCGGCCCGAGCTCCTTGCCGAAATGGCGAAGGATTCCATGATCCAGACTTCTCTAACAATCAAAACTCTCGGAGTGCTCGCCTCCGGGTGGAAAGTCGTGGGTGAAAGCGATCAGTCGGACTTTGTTCGAGAAGCGTTCAGCCGGATGCAGGGCTCGGTTCATACTGTGCTGCAGAACGCCATGGATGCCTTCGTCCACGGCTGGAGCATTCAGGAACTCGTGTACGGCGCAGACGGAGGGAAGTGGTGGATCCAAAGCGTCCGACCGAAAGACTCCCGGTACTTCACCATTGAAGTTGATGAGTATGAAACTACAAAGAGCCTGAAGCTGAACCTGCCCGGGGAACCCGAGCAGAGCTTTTCACCCGACCGATTCGTAATCTATCGCCACCGTCCCGGCTATGGTAAGCCCTACGGGCAAAGTGACCTCGAAGCGGCAATGCCCCATTTCCGAGAGAAGAAGCGGCTGATGGAGGCATGGAGGGTGCATTTGGAAAAATTCGCCTCTCCGACCCTGCTGGCCAAATTTGGAAAGGGAGCCACCAGCGAGGACCAGGCGGCAATGCTCCGCTCGCTAGAGGCTCTTGCGAAGAACTCTGCGATAGTCTTTCCCGAGGAGTTCGAGGTGCGTGCCTTGGGTGACCGGGATGGCGCGAGCCAAGGGTTTATGGATGCGATCGAGTTTCACAATCGTGAGATCACCCGCGCGATCCTTGGTCAGACGCTAACCACCAGCGAGGGCACCCGAGTCGGCTCATTAGCAATGGGCCGGGTTCACCTGCAAGTGCTTCTGTTGCAGCTCGAAGCGATTCGCCGAGACCTTGCCGATACCGTGATGAACGAGCAGATCATTAAGCCGCTCGTCATGTTGAACTTTGGCCGAGTTGAGATGCCGAGATTTGAGTTCGAGCAGACGCCGCTGTCGGTATTTGTGACGGGTCAAGTGTAA